The following coding sequences lie in one Fusarium poae strain DAOMC 252244 chromosome 1, whole genome shotgun sequence genomic window:
- a CDS encoding hypothetical protein (BUSCO:7443at5125) has product MFSFDQASLPQITTRKALIGVDFQEDFISKDGALPVHEPEGFVERTVKLSEAFRNVGDVVWVQSQFSETRHAPEEDIVITDKAPISVQDSSKGRPSPPDKIIEAGGPPDKEAFLSHEDAVCVETDTPGFQIASVIQDSMHKTDAKVSKSHYSAFRSTHLLRVLRAKMVMELFICGSLANVGVYATALDAAGHGMAITIVNDCCGYRTESRKSEAIASLIELTGCEIASYDEVMEVIQPKPKSPKSRRAQPPTSPQDLKQPQTAKSGSKEVKGREKSTTPDFVKDMTSLRLASDSPSPAHSSPQTPPKVSSTDAVGGHDATELPKTEEPHDVNQPTTGGEPDIAHITDSSTKSKIVDVVEDKAHQASPLQSTEEASTIDSDCSKSSAKDKDEHIQSSVSVNKTQSETKLIQTTPTLNDKQLEQKTKESKTSKDKRTVAPHDDNFGKRGLCEGDTDIIENALPDSLVDGIFDKLREEVQWQHMSHQGGQVPRLVAVQGVVGPDGSIPVYRHPSDESPPLLPFSPTVQAIRAETEKHLGHPLNHVLIQYYRDGTDYISEHSDKTLDIVKGSYIANMSLGAERIFTFRTKRKDKDASQDGASSPADSKRTIQRAKLPHNSLCRLGLRSNMKWLHAIRQDKRPRKEKSEAELAFEGGRISLTFRHIGTFLNREETFIWGQGAKAKTRDESHPVINGQSSEAIEMLKAFGTENHASEFDWDAYYGKGFDVLHMSNAPRFFACRDPIANMRIALMLAEFGVNHAKGSITTGSEPLSSDNLVVKFADKDKSVVQGDLAVMLYLDARYGISNPGSALQAPAVLATRLTRFQRAMAFLDTWRNLPKVGDNGTRDIRSLKQELEDWNSFAEGDAQPFIAGTEMSLPDFAIWPVLYSMVEEVGLKTFDGLESLRVYFEKIGERPGTKKVLGRG; this is encoded by the coding sequence ATGTTTTCTTTCGACCAGGCCTCTTTGCCCCAAATCACAACACGCAAAGCCCTCATCGGAGTGGATTTCCAAGAGGACTTCATATCCAAGGATGGTGCTCTACCTGTCCACGAACCAGAGGGCTTTGTCGAGCGTACTGTCAAACTTTCAGAGGCATTCCGAAATGTAGGTGATGTTGTCTGGGTCCAGTCTCAGTTTAGCGAGACGCGACATGCACCAGAGGAAGATATTGTTATCACCGACAAGGCGCCTATATCAGTACAAGATTCTTCAAAGGGTCGCCCAAGTCCTCCAGATAAGATAATCGAGGCTGGTGGCCCGCCAGACAAGGAGGCTTTCCTCAGTCACGAGGATGCTGTATGCGTTGAAACCGATACGCCTGGCTTCCAGATCGCCTCCGTCATTCAAGACTCAATGCATAAGACAGACGCAAAGGTTTCCAAATCTCACTACTCGGCTTTTCGTTCAACTCATCTGTTGCGCGTTTTGCGAGCCAAGATGGTCATGGAGCTTTTCATCTGCGGGTCATTGGCCAATGTTGGTGTGTATGCGACAGCCCTGGACGCTGCCGGACATGGCATGGCCATCACCATTGTTAATGACTGCTGTGGTTACCGCACCGAGTCAAGGAAGAGCGAAGCAATAGCCTCTCTGATAGAACTCACCGGGTGTGAGATCGCTTCATACGATGAGGTGATGGAGGTAATACAGCCCAAGCCGAAGTCTCCCAAGTCACGGAGGGCCCAACCACCCACCTCACCACAAGACTTAAAACAGCCGCAGACCGCCAAGTCAGGTTCCAAAGAAGTAAAAGGCCGCGAGAAGAGCACTACTCCAGATTTCGTCAAAGACATGACAAGCCTTCGGCTAGCTTCAGATTCACCAAGCCCTGCACACTCATCGCCTCAGACCCCACCAAAGGTCTCGTCAACAGATGCAGTTGGAGGCCATGACGCAACCGAGTTGCCAAAGACCGAAGAACCCCACGATGTGAACCAACCTACGACGGGTGGAGAGCCCGACATTGCACATATCACGGATTCATCAACCAAAAGTAAGATTGTGGATGTAGTAGAAGACAAGGCGCATCAAGCATCCCCACTACAAAGTACTGAAGAAGCATCTACCATTGATTCAGACTGTTCAAAGAGTTCTGCCAAAGATAAAGATGAGCATATCCAGTCATCAGTCTCAGTAAACAAAACACAGAGCGAAACAAAACTCATTCAAACAACCCCCACCCTGAACGACAAGCAACTCGAACAAAAGACCAAAGAGTCAAAAACTTCCAAGGACAAGAGAACAGTGGCACCACATGACGATAACTTTGGAAAGAGAGGGCTTTGCGAAGGAGATACTGATATTATCGAAAATGCTCTCCCTGATTCCCTAGTCGACGGCATATTCGATAAGCTACGTGAGGAGGTCCAGTGGCAGCATATGTCCCACCAAGGCGGACAAGTCCCACGACTTGTCGCAGTGCAGGGCGTAGTTGGTCCAGACGGGAGCATCCCAGTTTATCGACACCCTTCTGATGAATCGCCACCACTGCTCCCGTTTTCCCCGACCGTTCAGGCCATCAGGGCCGAAACAGAGAAGCACCTGGGTCACCCCCTGAACCACGTACTCATTCAGTACTACCGAGATGGTACCGACTACATCTCCGAACACAGCGATAAAACCTTGGATATCGTCAAAGGATCTTATATCGCTAACATGAGCCTGGGTGCTGAACGAATTTTCACGTTCAGGACGAAGAGGAAAGACAAGGACGCTAGTCAAGATGGAGCCTCATCACCAGCAGACTCGAAGAGGACGATTCAGCGCGCCAAACTCCCACACAACTCACTATGTCGGTTAGGCCTACGTAGCAATATGAAGTGGTTGCACGCTATTCGCCAGGATAAACGAcccagaaaagaaaaatccGAGGCGGAACTTGCTTTCGAGGGGGGGCGAATATCGCTAACCTTTCGACATATTGGTACCTTCTTGAACCGGGAGGAGACTTTTATCTGGGGCCAAGGGGCCAAAGCCAAGACCCGCGACGAGTCTCATCCCGTCATCAACGGCCAATCTTCCGAAGCTATCGAGATGCTGAAGGCTTTCGGAACAGAAAATCATGCATCAGAATTTGACTGGGATGCGTATTATGGGAAAGGATTTGACGTGCTGCATATGAGCAACGCGCCTCGTTTCTTTGCTTGCCGCGACCCAATTGCCAACATGCGCATTGCTTTGATGTTGGCCGAGTTTGGCGTAAATCATGCAAAAGGAAGCATAACAACAGGATCCGAGCCGCTGAGCTCCGATAACCTTGTTGTTAAGTTTGCGGACAAGGATAAGTCCGTCGTGCAAGGTGATCTTGCTGTCATGTTGTATCTGGACGCTCGCTATGGCATCAGTAACCCTGGCAGTGCTTTGCAAGCTCCGGCGGTACTTGCAACCCGACTCACTCGTTTCCAGCGTGCCATGGCCTTTTTGGATACTTGGCGAAACTTGCCCAAGGTCGGCGACAATGGCACACGAGATATCAGGTCTCTTAAACAAGAACTTGAAGACTGGAACAGTTTCGCAGAAGGGGACGCGCAACCCTTTATTGCTGGCACGGAGATGTCGCTGCCTGACTTCGCAATCTGGCCAGTTCTTTACAGTATGGTGGAAGAAGTAGGCCTGAAAACCTTTGATGGTTTGGAAAGCCTCAGGGTGTATTTCGAAAAGATAGGGGAAAGGCCGGGTACGAAAAAAGTACTTGGCAGAGGCTAA
- the CBS2_1 gene encoding Cytochrome B translational activator protein cbs2, with the protein MSLTGVRGISRVLRSIAKPVAISATCIRPASSLAVEDQQQQALSAHLNKADPAVFDIIEKEKNRQKHFINLIPSENFTSQAVLDALGSVMQSVTDKYSEGYPGARYYGGNEFIDQSERLCQQRALESFGLDPKQWGVNVQALSGAPANLYVYSALLNTHDRLMGLDLPHGGHLSHGYQTPTKKISAISKYFETLPYRLNETTGYIDYDKLEEMASVYRPKIIVAGASAYSRLIDYQRMREICDKVNAYLLADIAHISGLIAAKVIPGPFAHADIVTTTSHKSLRGPRGAMIFYRKGTRRQHPKTKEDILYDLEGSINNSVFPGHQGGPHNHTITALAVALKQAQTPEFHAYQSQVLKNAKAFAKRLSEPKGKGGLGYKLVSGGTDNHLVLADLKPHGIDGSRVERVLELVGVAANKNTVPGDRSALVPGGLRMGTPAMTTRGFNEDDFIRVADVVDRAVTIASRIDKAARKAAEEKGDKTPGKIKVFLEHLGDGETQSEIVQLRSEVEDWVGTYPVPWSTSQ; encoded by the exons ATGTCCCTCACAGGCGTGAGAGGCATCTCCCGTGTCTTGCGTAGTATTGCGAAGCCAGTCGCCATATCAGCGACATGCATTCGCCCAGCTTCTTCGCTAGCCGTTGAGGATCAGCAGCAG CAGGCCCTATCGGCTCACCTGAACAAAGCTGACCCCGCCGTCTTTGACATTATCGAGAAG GAAAAGAATCGACAGAAACACTTCATAAATCTGATCCCTTCCGAGAACTTCACGTCACAAGCTGTGCTCGATGCTCTAGGCAGTGTGATGCAAA GCGTCACAGATAAATACTCGGAAGGGTATCCAGGTGCCCGATACTACGGCGGAAACGAATTCATTGATCAGTCCGAAAGACTTTGCCAACAACGCGCTCTGGAATCATTTGGCCTCGATCCGAAGCAATGGGGGGTGAACGTTCAAG CTCTGTCTGGCGCACCCGCCAATCTCTACGTTTATTCCGCTTTACTCAACACACACGATCGGCTAATGGGTCTGGACCTACCACATGGTGGCCATCTATCACACGGTTACCAAACACCGACCAAGAAGATCTCTGCCATTTCAAAGTACTTCGAAACTCTACCATATCGGTTAAATGAGACGACTGGATACATTGATTATGACAAACTGGAGGAGATGGCAAGCGTGTACAGACCAAAAATTATCGTTGCTGGTGCAAGCGCATATAGTCGACTTATTGACTACCAGCGCATGCGAGAGATCTGTGACAAGGTTAACGCCTACCTTCTTGCCGATATCGCTCATATATCTGGTCTAATTGCAGCCAAGGTCATACCTGGACCGTTCGCACACGCAGATATTGTAACTACTACCAGCCATAAAAGCTTACGGGGACCCCGTGGTGCCATGATCTTTTACAGGAAGGGCACTCGAAGACAGCACCCGAAAACTAAGGAGGATATCCTCTATGACCTTGAAGGTTCAATCAACAATTCGGTCTTCCCCGGTCACCAAGGCGGCCCCCATAATCACACCATCACAGCCCTCGCCGTGGCTCTAAAACAGGCTCAAACTCCTGAGTTCCACGCATATCAGTCTCAAGTATTAAAGAATGCGAAAGCGTTCGCGAAACGATTGAGTGAGCCTAAGGGCAAAGGCGGCTTGGGTTACAAGCTTGTTAGCGGGGGGACAGACAATCACTTGGTCCTAGCCGACCTAAAACCGCACGGCATCGATGGTAGCCGGGTAGAACGCGTGCTCGAACTAGTTGGTGTCGCAGCCAACAAAAACACAGTCCCTGGGGACCGTTCTGCTTTGGTTCCTGGTGGACTTCGCATGGGTACACCTGCCATGACCACTCGCGGCTTTAATGAGGATGACTTCATCCGCGTCGCTGACGTTGTTGATCGCGCTGTCACCATCGCTTCTCGCATTGACAAGGCTGCCCGGAAGGCGGCGGAGGAGAAAGGTGATAAGACTCCTGGTAAAATAAAGGTTTTCCTAGAGCATCTCGGCGATGGCGAGACACAATCTGAAATTGTTCAGCTGCGAAGTGAGGTCGAGGATTGGGTAGGCACATACCCTGTACCGTGGAGCACATCGCAATAA
- the RPL19A gene encoding 60S ribosomal protein L19A, with translation MQEELWRQVNLRTQKRLASSVIGCGKRKIWLDPNEQSEISNANSRQTIRKLISDGLIIRKPVTQHSRSRARELNLARREGRHRGYGKRKGTADARMPSQVLWMRRLRVLRRLLVKYRASGKIDKHLYHELYHSSKGNAFKHKRALVEHIHRAKAEKARETALQEEMDAKRAKNKAARERKQERAAAKRNALLAEE, from the exons ATGCAGGAGGAGCTTTGGAGACA GGTCAACCTGCGAACTCAGAAGCGCCTGGCCTCATCGGTCATCGGCTGTGGCAAGCGCAAGATCTGGCTCGACCCCAACGAGCAGAGCGAGATCTCCAACGCCAACTCTCGTCAGACCATCCGAAAGCTCATCTCCGATGGCCTCATCATCCGAAAGCCCGTCACCCAGCACTCGCGATCGCGCGCCCGCGAGCTGAACCTCGCCCGACGAGAGGGCCGACACCGTGGATACGGTAAGCGTAAGGGTACCGCCGATGCCCGTATGCCCAGCCAGGTCCTCTGGATGCGCCGCCTCCGAGTCCTCCGCCGTCTTTTGGTCAAGTACCGTGCCAGCGGAAAGATCGACAAGCACCTCTACCACGAGCTGTACCACAGCAGCAAGGGTAACGCCTTCAAGCACAAGCGTGCCCTCGTAGAGCAC ATTCACCGTGCCAAGGCTGAGAAGGCCCGCGAGACTGCCCTTCAGGAGGAGATGGATGCCAAGCGTGCGAAGAACAAGGCTGCCCGTGAGCGCAAGCAGGAGCGTGCGGCGGCGAAGCGAAATGCCCTCCTTGCCGAGGAATAA